A stretch of Pseudomonas sp. CCC3.1 DNA encodes these proteins:
- a CDS encoding cellulose synthase subunit BcsC-related outer membrane protein, translating to MISSSSFAALDDAGKALLQQGKYWQTQNDPARAAEVWKKLLLIDPQQVDALYGLGLLELKAKRPAGASTYLAQMKQSHPSDPLTLQLEQAIALQAGNNPDLLDQARTQARSGDLDKSVALYRQAFAGKAPQGELALEFYNYLSYTPGGANEARQGLERLLQQNPNNVQAKLVLAKLLIRNEGTRPEGLRRLAQLSTLPEVSGEANESWRQGLVWLGTPRPSDIPLFEAYLKANPNDAEIRAQMQRRATAGTAANMNPNLARGFKALQNNQLNVAEQAFQARLKEQSQDPDALGGLGLVRQRQGRLSDANELLTRAASRGPDKRWQTALDSNRYWSLLSQAEKAQASQDLPRARNLLQQAIASKPRQPEGYIALGGIQAEQNQLNNAETSYRQALNLDNDNPDALLGLITVMSQNGQASQAMQMVDRMTPAQQARLGDLRPLKAAVAVGKAKNAARSGDLKGAIAAQQEAVRNDPGNVWTNYDLALYYLQAKTPDKARQTMADLLKVNPQSAEALYANALLSSQLGEWSAAQSTLDRIPFSQRTAPMQQLANEAQVQALVSQASVLAKQGDRAQALTLLRRAELAANGRPQSMGMLASAYVDAGYPDHALSMLRNAIAQSSNPPMSLRLAYAGLLLKTGDDAQVNQLLHELQSQPLSTADQRTYDEVLFLYTVRQADVLREKGDLVAAYDTLAPALAQRPNDPLANGALARMYLANGDIAKAIALYKPLLRNAPNDPQLQIGMAQALSKAGDKSGAADAADKALELAPNDASILASAAGIFRAQGKSAKAQDLYTRALALQAPVNKPDTNPFASTASANPFVGAAGQRRQSRLSQGSSQIPEPAQAQLAAADDVIEPAPRLYAANPGNPARIAPAPGASQGRYAIPPLEDEYLDTRRVAPTPPSDPQEDARQAMQTALSEIKQERSPRITQGVAIRSNDSESGLSKMTDVEAPLEISLPVGDDRVALRVTPVSLNAGSVGDDAKTRFGGPNAAQIAAVQTVLAGTDPTTAELAAASGVNGSTGRQKDTGVGVAVGYEMPSEGLKADIGVTPLGFLYNTAVGGVSIDRAFSEDSLFRYGVTLSRRAVNDSLVSFAGAEDARSGLKWGGVTANGARVQVGYDNGEYGAYGYGGLYKLLGNNVKDNTRAEGGAGIYWYLAKDDTRQLTAGLGATAMKYDNNQGVYTYGSGGYFSPQNYFSIGVPVSWSQRTDRLSYTLRGSVGLQHIEQDSTPYFANDSAMQTALEQAAVGYATAGSSLLTQYSSQNKTGIGYNLGAAAEYRLGSNMILGGSFGMDNAQDYKQWTGGLYLRYTLEDFTGRMPMPVNPYLSPYSN from the coding sequence ACAGGGTAAATATTGGCAGACTCAGAATGACCCGGCTCGGGCCGCAGAGGTCTGGAAAAAGCTGTTGCTGATTGATCCGCAACAAGTCGATGCGCTCTATGGCTTGGGTTTGCTTGAACTCAAGGCGAAACGGCCTGCGGGTGCAAGCACTTACTTGGCGCAGATGAAGCAGTCTCATCCGAGCGATCCGCTGACGTTGCAACTGGAGCAAGCCATTGCGTTGCAGGCCGGTAATAACCCGGACCTGCTGGACCAGGCGCGCACACAGGCCCGCAGTGGCGATCTGGACAAATCGGTAGCGCTGTATCGGCAGGCGTTTGCAGGCAAGGCGCCGCAAGGCGAGCTGGCCCTGGAGTTCTACAACTACCTGAGCTACACCCCCGGCGGCGCCAATGAAGCGCGACAGGGGTTGGAGCGTTTGCTGCAACAGAACCCGAACAACGTTCAGGCCAAGCTGGTGCTGGCCAAGTTGCTGATTCGCAATGAAGGCACTCGTCCTGAAGGTTTGAGGCGTCTTGCGCAACTGTCCACCCTGCCTGAAGTGAGTGGAGAAGCGAACGAGAGCTGGCGTCAGGGTCTGGTTTGGCTGGGTACGCCGCGACCCTCGGATATTCCATTGTTTGAGGCTTATCTCAAGGCCAATCCGAACGACGCTGAAATTCGTGCACAAATGCAACGCCGTGCCACGGCGGGCACGGCTGCCAACATGAACCCAAACCTGGCGCGCGGGTTCAAGGCGCTGCAAAACAATCAGTTGAACGTCGCTGAGCAAGCGTTTCAGGCGCGTCTGAAAGAACAGTCGCAAGACCCGGATGCGCTGGGGGGCCTGGGTCTGGTGCGCCAGCGCCAAGGACGCTTGAGCGATGCCAATGAATTGCTGACCCGTGCGGCCTCTCGCGGTCCAGATAAGCGCTGGCAAACGGCACTCGACAGCAACCGCTACTGGAGCCTGCTCAGTCAGGCCGAGAAGGCGCAAGCCAGTCAAGACCTGCCGCGTGCGCGCAATCTGTTGCAGCAAGCCATTGCCAGCAAACCGCGGCAGCCTGAAGGCTACATCGCCCTTGGCGGGATCCAGGCAGAGCAAAATCAGCTGAACAACGCCGAAACCAGCTATCGCCAGGCCCTGAATCTGGACAACGACAATCCTGACGCCTTGTTGGGGCTGATCACCGTAATGTCGCAAAACGGTCAGGCCAGTCAGGCGATGCAGATGGTCGATCGCATGACACCCGCTCAACAGGCGCGTCTGGGTGATCTGCGTCCGTTGAAAGCGGCAGTGGCCGTTGGCAAGGCCAAAAATGCTGCTCGCAGTGGCGACCTCAAGGGCGCGATTGCGGCTCAGCAAGAGGCCGTGCGCAATGACCCGGGCAACGTCTGGACAAACTACGACCTGGCGCTTTATTACCTGCAAGCCAAGACGCCGGACAAAGCTCGGCAAACCATGGCTGATCTGCTCAAGGTGAACCCGCAAAGCGCTGAGGCGTTGTACGCCAATGCCTTGCTTTCGAGTCAGTTGGGTGAGTGGTCTGCCGCGCAAAGCACTCTGGATCGCATACCTTTCAGTCAGCGAACGGCCCCCATGCAGCAATTGGCCAACGAAGCCCAGGTGCAGGCGCTGGTGAGTCAGGCCTCGGTGCTGGCCAAGCAGGGCGACCGCGCCCAGGCGCTGACGTTGCTGCGTCGTGCCGAGCTGGCTGCCAATGGCAGGCCTCAATCCATGGGCATGCTGGCGTCGGCTTACGTGGATGCCGGTTACCCTGATCACGCGCTGTCGATGTTGCGTAACGCGATTGCGCAAAGCAGCAACCCGCCGATGTCGTTGCGTCTGGCTTACGCCGGTTTACTGCTCAAAACGGGTGACGATGCGCAGGTCAACCAGCTCCTGCACGAATTGCAGAGCCAGCCTTTGAGCACTGCTGATCAACGTACCTACGACGAAGTGCTGTTCTTGTACACCGTGCGTCAGGCTGACGTATTGCGCGAGAAGGGCGACTTGGTTGCTGCCTACGACACCTTGGCCCCGGCCTTGGCCCAGCGGCCAAATGACCCGTTGGCCAACGGTGCTCTGGCCCGTATGTACCTGGCCAATGGTGACATTGCCAAAGCCATCGCACTTTACAAACCCTTGCTTCGAAACGCGCCCAATGACCCGCAATTGCAAATCGGCATGGCTCAGGCCTTGAGCAAAGCGGGTGATAAGAGCGGGGCTGCTGACGCGGCGGATAAAGCGTTGGAACTGGCGCCTAACGACGCGTCAATTCTTGCCAGTGCGGCCGGTATCTTCCGTGCCCAGGGCAAGAGTGCCAAGGCTCAGGACCTGTACACCCGTGCGCTGGCATTGCAGGCACCGGTCAATAAGCCAGATACCAATCCGTTCGCGAGCACGGCGTCTGCCAACCCATTTGTCGGGGCTGCTGGTCAGCGTCGTCAGTCGCGCTTGTCTCAGGGCTCGTCGCAGATTCCAGAGCCCGCGCAGGCACAGCTTGCAGCAGCGGATGATGTGATCGAGCCCGCCCCGCGTCTTTACGCGGCCAATCCGGGCAACCCGGCGCGCATTGCGCCAGCACCGGGTGCCAGTCAAGGGCGGTATGCGATCCCGCCGCTGGAGGATGAGTACCTTGATACTCGCCGTGTAGCGCCAACCCCGCCGAGTGATCCGCAGGAAGATGCGCGTCAGGCGATGCAAACCGCTTTGAGCGAGATCAAGCAAGAGCGTAGCCCGCGTATTACCCAGGGCGTAGCCATTCGCAGCAATGACAGCGAATCGGGCTTGAGCAAAATGACCGACGTTGAGGCACCTCTGGAGATCAGCCTGCCGGTGGGCGATGACCGCGTTGCCTTGCGCGTCACGCCGGTGTCATTGAATGCCGGCAGCGTGGGCGACGACGCTAAAACCCGCTTTGGTGGCCCTAACGCTGCACAAATAGCGGCCGTACAAACGGTCTTGGCCGGAACCGATCCGACCACTGCCGAGCTGGCGGCGGCCAGTGGAGTCAACGGCTCGACAGGTCGTCAAAAAGACACCGGCGTCGGTGTGGCGGTGGGTTATGAAATGCCCTCTGAAGGCCTCAAGGCTGACATCGGTGTGACCCCGCTGGGCTTTTTGTACAACACCGCAGTGGGTGGCGTGAGCATTGATCGCGCGTTCAGCGAAGACAGCCTGTTCCGCTACGGCGTGACGCTGTCACGTCGGGCGGTCAACGACAGTCTGGTGTCCTTTGCCGGTGCCGAAGATGCTCGCAGCGGGCTTAAATGGGGTGGCGTGACTGCCAATGGCGCGCGCGTGCAGGTGGGCTATGACAACGGTGAGTACGGCGCGTATGGCTATGGCGGTTTGTACAAGCTGCTGGGCAACAACGTTAAAGACAACACCCGTGCCGAAGGCGGCGCCGGAATCTATTGGTACTTGGCCAAAGACGACACGCGGCAGTTGACTGCGGGTCTGGGCGCCACGGCCATGAAATACGACAACAATCAGGGCGTTTACACCTACGGCAGCGGCGGCTACTTCAGCCCGCAGAACTACTTCTCCATCGGGGTGCCCGTCAGTTGGTCGCAGCGTACTGACCGCTTGAGCTACACCTTGCGCGGCTCGGTCGGTCT